The following are from one region of the Tachysurus fulvidraco isolate hzauxx_2018 chromosome 15, HZAU_PFXX_2.0, whole genome shotgun sequence genome:
- the otop1 gene encoding LOW QUALITY PROTEIN: proton channel OTOP1 (The sequence of the model RefSeq protein was modified relative to this genomic sequence to represent the inferred CDS: inserted 1 base in 1 codon; substituted 1 base at 1 genomic stop codon) — protein MLEPRSHXHLSRHPISFKTVVLLDCXSKMVEHSGTDVKFVNKYCPSSSSSSSASSSSSSSASSAREMKILATLRGSLSRKYPQKNGEVLSAQYGINLLLVGLALMLALAYQGPTVTEETVLAFLSTLMLMQLLWMICYVARLDRKRNVPPERDADAANSWIRGGLTLLAVLSLITDAFRVGNFVGYQECVSPVLGVYPVVHALHTMSQVHFLWFHVKDVVKRYETFERFGVIHAVFTNLLIWSNGVMTEAEHALNDHKRRLSAIGNFNFTFWEDQPSCNCTTSACSMFSSSLYYLCPFNIEYHIFVSVLLFVMWKNVGRTLDQRSNQKPASSLPLLTGSGDRPFLLLGPAFGLLALASAITVLVIYIIHVEESLEARHAAISMFYWFGIIILACMSVAGAVGLVIYRLEDWPMDTAPNPARTLDSKLLLGSSIGSWLVCWCSVIAVGGATISPIYRWANLGYAILLVLEKCVQNLFVIESLYRRRREPEGRGPGLRAPHNSILSPSQGNEKIFAVYDGIINHAYESPDKHCENEKHTYGRNKENMTHSHRPGMPETPNRQRQVLKNIAIFLFMCNISLWILPAFGCRPQFDNGLEEESFGFPIWSTVLNFALPMSLFYRMHSVAVLFEVFRKI, from the exons ATGCTGGAACCGCGCTCTCACTAACACCTGAGCAGACATCCCATATCATTTAAAACTGTTGTCCTGTTGGATT TGAGCAAAATGGTGGAGCACAGCGGAACCGATGTGAAGTTTGTTAACAAGTACTGTCCCAGCTcgtcttcttcatcttcagcctcgtcttcctcctcatcctccgcTTCCTCGGCGCGCGAGATGAAGATTTTGGCCACGCTGCGCGGCAGCCTTAGCCGGAAATACCCGCAAAAGAACGGCGAGGTGCTGAGCGCGCAATACGGCATCAACCTGCTGCTCGTGGGACTCGCGCTCATGCTCGCGCTCGCGTACCAGGGACCCACCGTGACCGAGGAGACGGTGCTGGCTTTCCTCTCCACGCTCATGCTCATGCAGCTGCTGTGGATGATCTGCTACGTGGCGCGCCTGGATCGCAAGCGCAATGTTCCTCCTGAGAGAGACGCGGACGCGGCCAACAGCTGGATTCGAG GTGGTCTGACTCTGCTCGCTGTTCTATCACTCATCACAGATGCTTTTCGTGTTGGGAACTTTGTCGGTTACCAGGAGTGTGTGTCTCCTGTGCTTGGTGTCTATCCGGTCGTACATGCACTTCACACGATGTCACAG GTACATTTTCTCTGGTTTCACGTTAAAGATGTCGTAAAGCGTTACGAGACGTTTGAGAG gTTTGGTGTGATTCATGCTGTGTTCACTAACCTGCTGATTTGGAGTAACGGAGTGATGACTGAAGCCGAACACGCTCTCAATGACCATAAGAGACGATTATCAGCAATCGGAAACTTCAACTTTACTTTCTGGG AGGATCAGCCTTCCTGTAACTGTACGACCAGTGCGTGTTCGATGTTCAGCAGCAGTCTGTATTATCTCTGTCCTTTCAACATTGAGTACCACATCTTCGTCTCGGTGCTGCTCTTCGTCATGTGGAAAAACGTTGGCCGCACCCTCGACCAACGCTCCAATCAAAAACCTGCATCATCGCTGCCGTTGCTAACAGGTTCAGGGGACAGACCTTTCCTGCTGCTCGGCCCGGCCTTCGGGCTCTTGGCGCTTGCCAGTGCCATCACGGTGCTCGTCATCTACATTATCCATGTGGAAGAGTCATTGGAGGCACGCCATGCAGCCATCTCCATGTTCTACTGGTTCGGAATCATCATTTTGGCATGCATGAGTGTTGCTGGTGCTGTTGGGTTGGTCATCTATCGCCTCGAGGATTGGCCCATGGACACGGCACCAAATCCGGCCAGGACGCTCGATTCGAAGCTGCTCCTTGGTTCTTCCATAGGCTCCTGGCTTGTCTGCTGGTGCAGTGTCATCGCCGTTGGTGGGGCAACAATATCCCCCATCTACCGATGGGCCAATTTAGGATACGCCATACTGTTAGTGCTGGAGAAGTGCGTGCAAAATCTGTTTGTCATCGAGTCGCTGTACAGGAGACGACGTGAGCCCGAAGGACGTGGGCCTGGCCTTCGCGCCCCACATAACTCCATCCTCAGCCCCAGCCAAGGAAATGAGAAAATCTTTGCTGTGTATGACGGCATCATTAACCATGCGTACGAGTCACCAGATAAACACTGTGAGAACGAAAAACATACCTACGGCAGGAACAAGGAGAACATGACACATTCTCACAGACCCGGGATGCCAGAGACTCCTAACAGACAGAGGCAGGTCCTGAAGAACATCGCCATCTTCCTGTTTATGTGCAACATCTCA CTTTGGATCCTACCTGCATTTGGGTGCCGGCCACAGTTCGATAACGGTTTAGAGGAAGAATCGTTCGGATTCCCCATCTGGAGCACGGTGCTGAATTTCGCCCTTCCTATGAGCCTCTTCTACCGCATGCACTCTGTTGCCGTTCTCTTTGAAGTTTTCCGGAAAATTTAG